A genomic region of Eucalyptus grandis isolate ANBG69807.140 chromosome 5, ASM1654582v1, whole genome shotgun sequence contains the following coding sequences:
- the LOC104443338 gene encoding ras-related protein RABA3, giving the protein MGEEMNGIDTESYGENGHDRIDYVFKVVVIGDSAVGKTQLLSRFAKNEFRFDSKSTIGVEFQTRTVSIAGKVIKAQIWDTAGQERYRAVTSAYYRGALGAMLVYDITKRQSFDHLAKWVEELRAHANHSIVIMLIGNKADLAGDMRAVPMENAVDFAQDQGLFFSETSALSGDNVDAAFLRLLEEIYGVIAKRKALECGGGDLIGNNLNGVSNAALYSGSSKKIHIVPSGSGCDLEDVSDLKKPSACSC; this is encoded by the exons ATGGGGGAAGAAATGAATGGGATCGACACGGAGAGCTACGGAGAGAACGGCCACGATAGGATCGACTACGTGTTCAAGGTGGTGGTGATCGGCGACTCTGCTGTGGGGAAGACCCAGCTGCTCTCCAGGTTCGCCAAGAACGAGTTCCGCTTCGACTCCAAGTCCACCATCGGCGTCGAGTTCCAGACCAGAACCGTTTCCATCGCCGGAAAAGTCATCAAGGCCCAGATCTGGGACACTGCCGGCCAAGAAAG ATACAGGGCAGTGACGAGCGCATACTACCGAGGAGCACTAGGGGCCATGCTGGTATACGACATCACCAAGAGGCAGAGCTTCGACCATCTGGCCAAGTGGGTCGAGGAGCTCCGGGCCCACGCGAACCACTCCATAGTGATCATGCTCATCGGCaacaaggccgacctcgccggggACATGAGGGCAGTCCCTATGGAGAATGCTGTGGACTTTGCGCAAGACCAAGGCCTCTTCTTCTCGGAGACCTCCGCGCTCAGTGGCGACAACGTGGACGCGGCATTCCTGAGGCTACTGGAGGAGATCTACGGCGTCATTGCTAAGAGGAAAGCACTGGAATGTGGCGGTGGGGATCTAATTGGGAACAATCTTAATGGTGTGAGTAATGCTGCCTTGTATTCAGGGTCGTCCAAGAAGATCCATATTGTGCCTTCAGGCTCAGGATGTGATTTGGAAGATGTCAGTGACTTGAAGAAACCATCCGCCTGCTCCTGCTGA
- the LOC104445887 gene encoding ATP synthase subunit delta, chloroplastic encodes METLSSCVPSTLHLNKLPSSSLHPSSSSSHHLHFISHRPPTAATAATAPNFLSSSSLHSSSPSNSLYGISGNADNCALSPVKVHRKAATGYAAALIDAAQCNQSLGRVESDVRRLSLLLRSVQLGEIFGNPFASHADKERILKEISKQGRFHRHLVALLKMFIRKNHLEMVGEVLEEFKRIYRDMMSGSGAAALSLPAMKRVDATDVRRSFTVDEASGSFAM; translated from the coding sequence ATGGAGACCTTATCAAGCTGCGTCCCCTCCACCCTCCACCTCAACAagctcccctcctcctccctgcatccctcctcctcctcctctcatcATCTCCACTTCATCTCCCACCGACCCCCAACTGCTGCCACCGCCGCAACTGCCCCtaatttcctctcttcttcatccCTTCACTCTTCCTCGCCCTCTAATTCTCTTTACGGCATCAGCGGCAACGCCGAcaattgtgcattatctcctgtCAAGGTCCACAGAAAAGCCGCGACTGGCTATGCCGCAGCTCTCATAGACGCAGCTCAATGCAACCAATCCCTCGGACGAGTCGAGTCCGACGTCCGCAGGCTGTCCCTGTTGCTCCGCTCCGTGCAGCTCGGAGAAATCTTTGGCAACCCTTTTGCGAGCCACGCCGACAAAGAAAGGATTCTCAAGGAAATATCCAAGCAAGGGAGGTTCCACAGGCACCTGGTTGCCCTGTTGAAGATGTTCATACGCAAAAACCATCTCGAAATGGTCGGCGAGGTGTTGGAGGAGTTCAAGAGGATCTACCGCGACATGATGAGTGGATCGGGAGCAGCAGCCTTGTCATTGCCGGCGATGAAAAGGGTCGACGCCACTGATGTAAGGAGATCATTCACGGTTGATGAGGCCTCAGGATCTTTTGCCATGTGA
- the LOC104443339 gene encoding pentatricopeptide repeat-containing protein At5g16420, mitochondrial, with translation LPEQRILTVPFATPPRGARLRCGDAPAAATSTAVAPPSPPPPVAVHSLPDAELGSAPALDLNSYTVTPPIKPWPKRLFPRRLASMVSRQQNLDLALQIFDYAGKYHRGFSHNYDTYLSIIQRLSRARAFEPMESLLSQLRGSRIPCGENVFIFVIRNYGLAGKPRLALRTFLGIDGFGVQRSVRSLNTLLNALVQNKRFDLVHTIFKNSKTKFGVVPNVFTCNILIKALCRKNDVEGALKVLDEMPSMGMIPNVVTYTTVLGGYVSRGDMEGGKRVFSEILDRGWLPDATTYTILMDGYCKLGRLVDAIKVMDDMEEMGVEPNDVTYGVMIEAYCKEKKSGEARNLLDDMLEKKYVPSSVLCCRVIDVLCEQGKVDDAYELWKRLLHKNCMPDNVISSTLIYWLCKEGKISDAKKLFDEFEKGSIPSVLTYNTLIAGMCERGELCEAGKLWDDMVEKGHVPNAFTYNMLIKGFCELGNVDEGIRIFEEMVEKSCMPNQSTYYILIESLYNVGRVEEISRILSTAISCQSLDSDSWEFLVTKCIRNLDRGDGHVERVMSEISTF, from the coding sequence TTGCCCGAACAGAGGATACTCACTGTCCCATTCGCAACGCCCCCTCGCGGCGCTCGATTGAGATGTGGAGATGCACCCGCCGCGGCCACCTCAACGGCGGTCGCGCCGCCGTCGCCCCCTCCGCCCGTCGCCGTCCACTCGCTGCCCGACGCCGAGCTCGGCAGCGCCCCCGCCCTCGATCTCAACTCCTACACGGTGACGCCGCCCATCAAGCCCTGGCCCAAGCGCCTCTTCCCGAGGCGCCTGGCCTCCATGGTGAGCCGCCAGCAGAACCTCGACCTCGCCCTCCAAATCTTCGACTACGCTGGCAAATACCACCGGGGCTTCTCCCACAACTACGACACCTATCTCTCCATCATCCAACGCCTCTCCCGCGCCCGCGCCTTCGAGCCCATGGAATCCCTCCTCTCGCAGCTCCGGGGCTCCCGCATCCCCTGCGGCGAGAACGTCTTCATCTTCGTCATCCGCAATTACGGCCTCGCGGGCAAGCCCAGGTTGGCCCTCCGGACGTTCTTGGGCATTGACGGCTTTGGCGTCCAGCGTTCCGTCCGATCTTTGAACACTCTGCTCAACGCTCTGGTCCAAAACAAGCGCTTCGATTTGGTCCACACGATTTTCAAGAACTCCAAGACCAAATTCGGGGTTGTCCCCAACGTGTTCACCTGCAACATTCTGATCAAAGCGCTCTGCAGGAAGAACGATGTGGAGGGCGCGCTCAAGGTGTTAGACGAAATGCCCTCCATGGGCATGATTCCTAATGTGGTCACTTACACCACCGTTCTGGGTGGGTATGTGTCTCGCGGGGATATGGAAGGTGGTAAGAGGGTGTTTTCCGAGATTCTGGACCGCGGGTGGCTGCCGGATGCCACTACCTACACCATTTTGATGGATGGGTATTGTAAGTTGGGGAGGTTGGTCGATGCCATTAAGGTCATGGATGATATGGAGGAAATGGGAGTTGAGCCCAATGATGTGACTTATGGGGTTATGATTGAAGCCTACTGCAAGGAGAAGAAGTCCGGTGAAGCTCGCAACTTGCTCGACGATATGCTCGAGAAGAAGTATGTACCAAGCTCGGTGCTTTGCTGTAGAGTAATTGATGTTTTGTGTGAGCAAGGGAAGGTCGACGATGCCTATGAACTATGGAAGAGGCTTTTGCACAAGAACTGTATGCCAGATAATGTCATATCGAGCACGCTTATATATTGGCTCTGCAAGGAAGGGAAGATTTCGGATGCCAAGAAGCTCTTTGATGAATTTGAGAAAGGATCTATTCCCAGTGTGTTGACATACAACACACTTATTGCCGGAATGTGTGAGAGGGGCGAGTTGTGCGAGGCAGGGAAGCTATGGGATGACATGGTGGAGAAAGGGCATGTTCCCAATGCTTTTACGTATAACATGTTAATCAAAGGGTTCTGTGAGTTGGGTAATGTGGATGAAGGCATAAGAATTTTCGAGGAGATGGTGGAGAAAAGTTGCATGCCGAATCAATCCACTTACTATATATTGATTGAGAGTCTCTATAATGTAGGAAGAGTAGAAGAAATCTCCAGGATTCTGTCGACCGCCATTTCTTGTCAATCACTTGATAGTGATTCTTGGGAGTTTTTGGTAACGAAGTGTATCCGTAATTTGGACAGGGGGGATGGGCATGTTGAGAGAGTGATGTCAGAGATTTCTACTTTCTGA
- the LOC104443340 gene encoding pentatricopeptide repeat-containing protein At5g08510 — MNRLRQIHAYTLRNGIDNTKRLIVELLQIPDISYAHRLLDHAPNPTLFPFNKLIQAYSSQRQPLQCLHLYSRMRLRGCPPNQHSFTFLFAASASLSSPLPGMMLHTHFVKSGFDFDVFALTALIDMYAKLGELGSARQVFDETPMRDTPVWNSIVSGYAKRGYMVEALQLFRRMPCKNVISWTSIISGYSQNGHSEDALKMFLEMEEGGFRPNEVTVASVLPACANLGALEIGERIETYARENGFFKNIYVCNALLEMYGKCGKIDAARRVFDEIGSRRELCSWNTMITGLAAHGKCNEVLELYDLMLSEGIIPDDITFVGLLLACTHGGLVEEGKRLFKSMGTDYGISPKLEHYGCMVDLLGRAGKLQEARDLIRSMPIKPDSVIWGALLGACSFHGNVEFAEEAAESLIELEPWNPGNYVILSNIYASVGRWHGVAKLRKMMKGENITKAAGYSIIQEGGEIHKFIVEDKSHVKSSEIYAMVWGISAAMKIQKQPTDFECELVEF; from the exons ATGAACCGATTGAGACAAATTCATGCCTACACGCTCAGGAACGGCATAGACAACACCAAACGTCTCATCGTCGAGCTCCTTCAGATCCCAGACATCTCCTACGCCCACCGGCTCTTGGACCACGCTCCCAACCCAACTCTCTTCCCCTTCAACAAGCTTATCCAGGCCTACTCCTCTCAACGCCAACCCCTCCAATGCCTCCACCTCTACTCCCGAATGCGCCTCCGTGGCTGTCCTCCCAACCAACACTCCTTCACTTTCCTcttcgccgcctccgcctcccttTCCTCGCCTCTGCCGGGCATGATGCTCCATACCCATTTCGTCAAGTCCGGTTTCGACTTCGATGTCTTCGCGTTGACGGCTCTGATCGATATGTATGCTAAGCTTGGCGAACTCGGATCAGCTCGTCAGGTGTTCGACGAAACGCCCATGAGAGATACACCCGTCTGGAACTCCATTGTTTCTGGCTACGCGAAACGCGGGTACATGGTGGAAGCTTTGCAGTTGTTCAGGAGAATGCCTTGTAAGAACGTGATCTCATGGACGTCCATCATATCGGGTTACTCGCAAAACGGGCACAGTGAGGATGCCCTGAAGATGTTTCTAGAGATGGAAGAGGGGGGCTTTAGACCGAATGAAGTTACCGTAGCTAGTGTTCTCCCAGCTTGCGCGAATCTTGGTGCTCTGGAGATTGGGGAAAGGATTGAAACATATGCAAGAGAAAATGGTTTTTTCAAGAACATCTATGTGTGTAATGCTTTATTGGAGATGTACGGCAAGTGTGGTAAAATTGATGCTGCGAGGAGGGTGTTTGATGAGATTGGAAGCAGAAGGGAATTGTGCTCCTGGAATACGATGATCACTGGCTTGGCTGCCCACGGAAAGTGCAATGAGGTTCTTGAGCTCTATGACCTGATGCTG AGTGAAGGAATCATACCAGATGACATCACATTTGTGGGACTTCTCTTGGCATGCACCCATGGAGGCTTGGTCGAAGAAGGCAAACGGCTGTTTAAATCAATGGGAACCGATTATGGGATTTCTCCAAAACTAGAGCACTATGGTTGCATGGTTGATCTTCTAGGTCGTGCTGGCAAGTTGCAAGAAGCTCGTGATCTTATCCGAAGTATGCCTATTAAGCCAGATTCTGTGATATGGGGTGCTCTTTTAGGAGCCTGCAGTTTCCATGGCAACGTTGAATTTGCTGAGGAGGCAGCAGAGTCCCTCATTGAGCTTGAGCCATGGAACCCGGGAAATTATGTCATCCTATCTAACATATATGCGTCAGTGGGCCGATGGCATGGAGTCGCAAAGCTAAGGAAGATGATGAAGGGAGAAAATATAACAAAGGCAGCCGGATATAGTATCATTCAAGAGGGAGGAGAAATCCACAAGTTTATAGTCGAAGATAAGTCGCATGTAAAATCGAGTGAAATTTACGCCATGGTGTGGGGTATTTCAGCTGCAATGAAGATTCAAAAACAGCCAACGGATTTTGAATGTGAACTTGTAGAGTTCTGA
- the LOC104443342 gene encoding calcium-transporting ATPase, endoplasmic reticulum-type translates to MEERPFPAWSCSVEQCLKEYKVKLDKGLSSYEVEKLRERYGWNELSKEKGKPLWRLVLDQFDDILVKILLGAAFISFILAYMHGSESVDSGFEAYVEPFVIMLILVLNAIVGVWQESTAEKALHALKEMQCESGRVLRDGYLVPDLPARELVPGDIVELRVGDKVPADMRVVSLKTLTFRVEQSSLTGEAIPVLKGTSPIAMVDCELQAKENMVFSGTVVVNGTCMCVVVSTGMNTELGKIQKQIHEASLEETDTPLKKKLDEFGGRLTTAIGLVCLIVWITNYRNFLSWEVVDGWPANVQFSFQKCTYYFEIAVALAVAAIPEGLPAVITTSLALGTRKMAQKNAIVRKLPSVETLGCTTVICSDKTGTLTTNQMSVSEFFTLGGKTTTSRIFYVEGTTYDPKDGGIVDWNCYNMDANLQAVAEICAVCNDSGIYSEGRLFRATGLPTEAALKVLVEKMGVPDATIRNKIRDARLAANYLIDSRSVNLGCCDWWNKRSRRIATLEFDRIRKSMSVIAREPTGRNRLLVKGAVESLLDRSSHVQLADGSLVPIDEPCKELLLSKLMEMSSKGLRCLGLAYKDDLGEFSDYNNDSHPAHGKLLDPAFYSSVESDLVFVGVVGLRDPPRDDIDKAIEDCRRAGIKVMVITGDNKSTAEAICQEIRLLAENDLRGRSFTGKEFMDLSPSKQTEILKTPGGIVFSRAEPRHKQEIVRMLKEMGQIVAMTGDGVNDAPALKLADIGIAMGITGTEVAKEASDMVLADDNFGTIVSAVAEGRSIYNNMKAFIRYMISSNVGEVISIFLTAALGIPECMIPVQLLWVNLVTDGPPATALGFNPADVDIMQKPPRKSDDALITPWVLLRYLVIGMYVGMATVGIFILWYTQPSFLGINLVSDGHTLIELSQLRNWGECSSWSNFTVTPFTVSGGQTIAFVNPCDYFTVGKVKAMTLSLSVLVAIEMFNSLNALSEDNSLLTMPPWKNPWLLLAMSISFGLHCLILYVPLLADVFGIVPLSLSEWVLVILISAPVVLIDEVLKLLGRSRRRRTKEKSA, encoded by the exons ATGGAGGAAAGGCCATTTCCAGCATGGTCATGCTCGGTAGAGCAGTGTCTAAAGGAATACAAAGTGAAACTAGACAAGGGTCTTAGCTCTTATGAGGTTGAGAAGCTGCGTGAGAGATATGGCTGGAATGAACTTTCCAAAGAGAAGGGAAAGCCTTTATGGCGGCTCGTCCTAGATCAATTTGATGATATCCTTGTTAAGATACTTTTGGGTGCGGCGTTTATTTCGTTCATCTTAGCCTACATGCATGGAAGTGAGTCGGTTGATTCTGGTTTTGAGGCATATGTTGAACCCTTTGTGATTATGTTGATTTTGGTGCTTAACGCCATTGTTGGCGTGTGGCAAGAAAGTACTGCAGAAAAGGCACTTCATGCCCTCAAGGAGATGCAGTGTGAATCTGGAAGAGTTCTGAGGGATGGGTACTTGGTCCCTGATTTGCCTGCGAGGGAGCTTGTTCCAGGGGATATAGTAGAATTAAGGGTTGGGGACAAGGTCCCGGCTGATATGAGAGTCGTTTCGCTGAAGACATTGACATTCAGAGTGGAGCAGAGCTCATTGACTGGTGAGGCAATACCTGTTCTGAAAGGAACTAGTCCTATCGCTATGGTCGACTGTGAGTTGCAAGCCAAGGAAAATATGGTTTTTTCCGGTACTGTAGTTGTCAATGGGACCTGCATGTGTGTTGTTGTAAGCACCGGAATGAACACTGAGCttgggaaaattcaaaagcaaatacaCGAGGCTTCTCTGGAAGAGACGGACACTCCCTTGAAAAAGAAGCTGGATGAATTTGGGGGCAGGCTTACCACTGCGATTGGGCTTGTTTGTCTCATCGTATGGATTACAAACTACAGAAACTTCCTCTCATGGGAGGTTGTGGATGGGTGGCCTGCAAATGTGCAGTTCTCATTCCAGAAGTGCACCTACTATTTTGAAATTGCAGTTGCCCTTGCTGTTGCTGCAATTCCAGAAGGTCTCCCTGCAGTTATTACGACTAGTTTAGCTTTAGGAACCAGGAAGATGGCACAAAAGAACGCAATAGTGCGGAAGCTTCCTAGTGTAGAAACTTTAGGATGCACAACTGTGATTTGCTCTGATAAAACAGGAACATTAACCACAAATCAGATGTCTGTTAGTGAATTTTTCACTTTGGGGGGGAAGACCACCACATCACGGATTTTCTATGTAGAAGGCACGACCTATGATCCGAAAGATGGCGGTATTGTTGATTGGAACTGCTACAACATGGATGCCAACTTACAAGCTGTCGCAGAAATCTGTGCAGTTTGCAATGACTCTGGGATATATAGTGAAGGTCGTCTTTTCCGAGCCACAGGATTGCCAACTGAGGCTGCTCTCAAGGTTTTAGTTGAAAAAATGGGAGTTCCAGATGCTACGATCAGGAACAAAATCCGTGATGCGAGGCTGGCTGCAAACTACTTGATTGATAGCAGATCAGTGAATTTAG GCTGTTGTGATTGGTGGAACAAAAGGTCAAGACGAATTGCCACTTTGGAGTTTGATCGCATCCGGAAATCAATGAGTGTCATTGCCCGGGAGCCAACAGGGCGCAATCGCCTTCTTGTAAAG GGAGCTGTGGAGAGCTTACTGGATCGTAGTTCGCACGTTCAACTGGCAGATGGATCTCTTGTTCCCATTGATGAACCTTGTAAGGAACTACTGCTTTCAAAACTTATGGAGATGTCTTCAAAGGGGCTGCGATGCTTGGGATTGGCATATAAGGATGACCTCGGAGAATTTTCGGACTACAACAATGACAGCCATCCAGCCCATGGGAAGTTGCTGGACCCTGCCTTCTACTCCTCAGTTGAAAGTGACTTAGTTTTTGTAGGAGTTGTTGGATTACGA GATCCTCCGCGTGATGATATAGACAAGGCTATTGAGGATTGTCGAAGAGCAGGCATTAAGGTCATGGTGATAACTGGCGATAACAAGTCCACAGCTGAGGCCATTTGCCAGGAAATTAGATTGCTCGCTGAAAATGATCTACGGGGCAGAAGTTTCACAGGTAAAGAGTTCATGGATCTTTCTCCTTCGAAGCAGACTGAAATTCTGAAAACACCTGGAGGAATTGTTTTTTCTCGAGCGGAACCTAGGCACAAGCAAGAAATTGTGAGAATGCTGAAGGAGATGGGACAGATTGTTGCAATGACTGGTGATGGAGTGAATGATGCACCTGCACTTAAACTTGCTGACATTGGTATTGCCATGGGCATAACAGGAACAGAG GTGGCAAAAGAAGCTTCAGATATGGTTTTGGCAGATGATAATTTCGGTACCATAGTATCAGCGGTGGCAGAAGGTCGCTCTATCTACAATAACATGAAGGCTTTCATTCG TTATATGATTTCGTCAAATGTCGGCGAGGTCATTTCCATTTTCTTGACTGCTGCATTGGGTATACCAGAATGTATGATACCTGTGCAGCTTCTGTGGGTAAATTTGGTCACCGATGGGCCACCTGCTACTGCTCTTGGTTTTAACCCTGCTGATGTTGATATCATGCAGAAGCCACCCCGCAAAAGTGATGATGCATTGATCACACCTTGGGTTCTCTTACGCTACTTG GTGATTGGCATGTATGTGGGCATGGCAACTGTCGGCATCTTCATCCTGTGGTACACGCAGCCATCTTTTCTGGGTATCAATCTTGTCAGTGATGGTCATACACTAATTGAACTTTCTCAGCTTCGCAACTggggagagtgctcctcatggtCAAATTTTACCGTGACTCCTTTCACTGTGAGTGGGGGACAGACGATCGCCTTTGTCAATCCTTGTGACTACTTCACGGTTGGTAAGGTGAAAGCCATGACTCTATCACTCTCTGTCTTGGTGGCAATTGAGATGTTCAATTCCTTAAATGCCTTGTCGGAAGACAACAGCTTGCTCACAATGCCTCCCTGGAAAAACCCTTGGCTTTTGCTGGCCATGTCGATCTCCTTTGGGCTTCACTGTCTTATTCTCTATGTTCCACTCCTCGCCGATGTGTTTGGAATTGTTCCTTTGAGTTTGAGCGAGTGGGTGCTGGTCATATTGATTTCTGCACCGGTGGTCCTTATTGATGAGGTTCTTAAGTTGCTGGGAAGGAGTCGAAGAAGgagaacaaaagagaagagTGCATAA
- the LOC104443343 gene encoding serine/arginine-rich splicing factor RS31: MRPVFVGNFEYDTRQYELERLFSKYGRVERVDMKSGFAFVYFEDERDAEDAIHGLDDVPFGYDRRRLSVEWAKGERGRYGDGSRSVPNQRPTKTLFVINFDPLRTKARDIERHFEPYGRILNVRIRRNFAFVQFETQDEATRALECTHMSKMLDRVVSVEYALRDDDERDDFRGSYGRRGSSPYGRSVSPGYRRRLSPDYGRAHSPDYGRARSPRYDQYSGPAYRSPVYDRNRSSEYGRYRSRTPIRR, from the exons ATGAGGCCGGTTTTCGTGGGCAACTTCGAGTACGATACTCGCCAGTACGAGCTGGAGCGCCTCTTCTCCAAGTACGGGAGGGTTGAGCGCGTCGACATGAAATCTG GCTTTGCATTTGTGTATTTTGAGGATGAGCGTGATGCTGAAGATGCTATCCATGGCCTTGATGATGTCCCATTTGGTTATGATAGACGCAGATTGTCTGTTGAGTGGGCCAAG GGTGAACGTGGACGGTATGGAGATGGTTCGAGGTCGGTGCCGAACCAGAGGCCCACTAAAACACTGTTTGTTATAAACTTTGATCCCCTTCGCACAAAGGCTCGTGATATAGAAAGACACTTTGAGCCTTATGGGAGAATACTTAATGTTAGAATCCGGCGTAACTTTGCATTTGTGCAGTTTGAGACACAAGATGAAGCAACAAGAGCTCTTGAATGCACTCACATGAG CAAGATGTTAGATAGGGTGGTGTCTGTTGAATATGCTCTGAGGGATGATGATGAGAGGGATGACTTTAGAGGAAGTTATGGTCGGCGTGGGAGTAGTCCTTATGGGCGATCAGTGAGCCCTGGATATCGCCGTCGGCTTAGCCCTGATTATGGTCGTGCTCACAGCCCTGATTATGGTCGTGCTCGTAGCCCTCGTTATGACCAATACAGTGGCCCAGCTTACAGAAGTCCTGTTTATGATAGAAACAGGAGTTCAGAGTATGGAAGATATCGCAG CCGCACACCCATTCGGAGATGA
- the LOC104443344 gene encoding protein yippee-like At4g27745, with protein MADSTGQRLYSCFKCGNLVCCHDDIISKNFQASHGRAFLFSHAMNIVEGPKENRNLMTGLHVVSDIYCVDCQENLGWKYFRAYEESEKYKEGKVVLEKFKIVKHNW; from the exons ATGGCGGATTCGACTGGACAACGTCTGTACAGCTGCTTCAAGTGTGGGAATCTAGTTTGTTGCCACGATGACATTATCTCCAAGAATTTCCAG GCAAGCCATGGGAGGGCGTTTCTCTTCTCCCACGCCATGAACATAGTAGAAGGTCCCAAGGAGAACAGGAATCTCATGACCGGTCTCCACGTGGTTTCAGATATCTACTGCGTCGATTGCCAGGAGAATTTGGGATGGAAGTATTTCCGAGCGTACGAGGAATCCGAGAAGTATAAGGAGGGGAAAGTCGTGCTCGAAAAATTCAAGATCGTCAAGCATAACTGGTAG
- the LOC108959422 gene encoding uncharacterized protein LOC108959422, whose protein sequence is MGLPTAPLSALLADLQHEFAILGHIAISWALNCNIRHRGFSSIKASMPLTFFVKPRCLMPSQLPHPAPSVLTLILLAMLTQFASSCMLLQLNIGNSSSGFCDSLGVPFVMAFYSLGATIFIFMFSPMPDGRETLPLAAQLGVMAFFLATTLSFGALASSTLRLAPTLKPSSSALQTQVPNSFGLRLYCKISKCHLNGL, encoded by the exons ATGGGATTACCTACTGCTCCTTTGTCTGCTCTTCTTGCTGATTTGCAGCATGAGTTTGCTATCTTGGGGCACATTGCTATATCTTGGGCATTGAATTGCAATATTCGGCACAGGGGCTTCTCCTCCATCAAGGCAAGTATGCCACTCACCTTCTTCGTCAAGCCAAGATGTTTGATGCCCAGCCAATTACCGCACCCTGCTCCGTCAGTACTGACTCTCATTCTGTTAGCGATG TTAACACAGTTTGCCAGTTCATGCATGCTCCTACAACTAAACATTGGCAACTCATCAAGTGGATTTTGCGATTCATTAGGGGTACCATTTGTCATGGCATTCTATTCACTCGGAGCaacaatcttcatcttcatgtTTTCTCCGATGCCGGATGGGCGGGAGACCTTACCACTCGCTGCTCAGTTGGGGGTTATGGCATTTTTCTTGGCAACAACCTTATCTTTTGGAGCTCTCGCAAGCAGCACACTGCGGCTCGCTCCAACACTGAAGCCGAGTTCAAGTGCCTTACAAACACAAGTGCCAAACTCATTTGGCTTGAGGCTCTATTGCAAGATCTCCAAGTGCCATCTCAACGGCCTCTGA